The following are encoded together in the Methylomonas methanica MC09 genome:
- the leuS gene encoding leucine--tRNA ligase: MEEHYKPLPIEQKVQADWEKSGVFTASENTGKEKYYCLSMFPYPSGKLHMGHVRNYTIGDVISRFQRMQGKHVLQPMGWDAFGLPAENAAMQNKVHPADWTYSNIDYMRDQLKRLGFGYDWSRELATCDPEYYRWEQWFFLRLMEKGLVYKKTAPVNWCPHDQTVLANEQVIDGCCWRCDTLVEKKEISQWFLKITEYADELLSSLESLPGWPEQVRTMQANWIGRSEGVEMDFAVEGFDEPVRIYTTRPDTVMGVTYVAVAAEHPVAKKAAEGNADIAAFLESCKQMETSEAAMETMEKRGIASGFTATHPLTGEQVPVWIANFVLMSYGTGAVMSVPAHDQRDYEFAKRYGIAIKEVIASADGADDSVVDKAFTEKGVLKNSGDFDGLNFTQAFDAIAAKLADLGKGERKTNFRLRDWGVSRQRYWGAPVPVIYCDDCGTVPVPDDQLPVTLPRDVVLDGSQSPLAAHPTFPHADCPKCGKPARRETDTFDTFMESSWYFARYASQDCDTAMLDSRADYWLPVDHYIGGIEHAILHLLYARFYTKLLRDEGLIVCDEPFKNLLTQGMVVAETFYQIDEHGHKRYYNLTQIEVERDSKGKIVGAKLLKDGSPVTVGAIEKMSKSKNNGVDPQVLIDQYGADTVRLYTMFTSPPDQSLEWNDAGVEGAFRFLKRLWRQVYLHVETGLPGKGLEAAALTDGQKALRRQLHQALQKVTDDMARRHTFNTAIAANMELVNALNKFEDDSDNGRAVRQETLEGIVLMLAPIIPHAAQQLWQELGHTGDIVMAAWPTLDETALVQDAIEMVVQVNGKLRGKFSVAATESKEQIEALVLADEHVQRYIDGKPVKKLIVVPQKLVNIVV; this comes from the coding sequence ATGGAAGAGCATTACAAACCGTTGCCGATCGAGCAAAAGGTACAGGCTGACTGGGAAAAATCCGGCGTATTCACCGCCAGTGAAAATACCGGTAAAGAAAAATACTATTGTTTGTCGATGTTTCCCTATCCCAGCGGCAAACTGCACATGGGCCATGTACGTAATTACACCATTGGCGATGTGATCAGCCGTTTCCAACGCATGCAGGGCAAACACGTGTTGCAACCCATGGGTTGGGATGCGTTCGGTTTACCGGCGGAAAATGCGGCGATGCAAAACAAGGTGCATCCGGCCGACTGGACATATTCCAATATCGATTACATGCGCGACCAGCTGAAACGCCTGGGTTTCGGTTACGACTGGAGTCGCGAGCTGGCGACCTGCGACCCTGAATACTATCGCTGGGAACAGTGGTTTTTCCTGCGTCTGATGGAAAAAGGTCTGGTTTACAAAAAAACCGCGCCGGTCAACTGGTGTCCGCACGATCAAACCGTGCTGGCCAACGAACAGGTCATAGACGGCTGCTGCTGGCGTTGCGATACCTTGGTCGAGAAAAAAGAAATCTCCCAGTGGTTTTTAAAAATTACCGAATACGCCGACGAATTGCTAAGTTCGCTGGAGAGCCTGCCCGGCTGGCCGGAGCAGGTCAGGACCATGCAGGCCAACTGGATAGGTCGCTCCGAAGGTGTGGAAATGGACTTTGCGGTCGAGGGTTTCGACGAGCCGGTCCGTATTTACACCACCCGTCCCGATACCGTTATGGGGGTGACTTATGTGGCTGTGGCGGCAGAGCATCCCGTGGCCAAAAAAGCCGCCGAAGGCAACGCCGATATCGCGGCATTTCTGGAATCCTGCAAGCAGATGGAAACCTCGGAAGCGGCGATGGAAACCATGGAAAAACGCGGCATCGCCTCCGGTTTTACCGCGACACACCCCTTGACCGGCGAACAAGTACCGGTATGGATTGCTAACTTTGTATTGATGAGCTACGGTACTGGCGCGGTGATGTCGGTGCCGGCGCATGATCAGCGCGATTACGAGTTTGCCAAAAGATACGGTATCGCTATTAAGGAAGTAATCGCATCCGCCGATGGCGCGGATGATAGCGTCGTCGACAAAGCTTTTACCGAAAAAGGCGTATTGAAAAACTCCGGGGATTTCGACGGCTTGAATTTTACCCAGGCTTTCGACGCCATAGCGGCGAAACTTGCCGACCTTGGCAAGGGCGAACGCAAAACCAACTTCCGTCTGCGCGACTGGGGCGTGTCCCGCCAGCGTTATTGGGGTGCGCCGGTACCGGTCATTTATTGCGACGACTGCGGCACCGTGCCGGTACCCGACGATCAGTTGCCTGTAACGCTGCCGCGCGACGTGGTGTTGGACGGTTCGCAATCGCCATTGGCCGCGCATCCGACCTTTCCGCACGCCGATTGCCCGAAATGTGGCAAGCCGGCCCGGCGCGAGACCGATACCTTCGATACGTTTATGGAATCGTCCTGGTATTTTGCCCGTTACGCCAGCCAGGATTGCGATACGGCGATGCTGGACAGCCGGGCCGATTACTGGCTGCCGGTCGACCATTACATCGGCGGTATCGAGCATGCGATTCTGCATCTATTGTATGCACGGTTTTATACCAAGCTGCTGCGCGACGAAGGTTTGATCGTTTGCGACGAGCCGTTTAAAAACCTGCTGACCCAGGGTATGGTGGTTGCGGAAACCTTTTATCAAATCGACGAGCATGGACATAAGCGCTACTACAATTTGACGCAGATTGAAGTTGAACGCGACAGCAAAGGTAAAATCGTCGGGGCAAAATTGTTGAAAGACGGTTCGCCGGTCACGGTGGGCGCCATCGAGAAGATGTCCAAATCCAAAAACAACGGTGTCGATCCGCAGGTATTGATCGATCAATACGGTGCCGATACCGTACGTTTGTATACCATGTTCACCTCGCCGCCGGACCAGTCTCTGGAATGGAACGATGCCGGCGTGGAAGGTGCGTTTAGATTTTTGAAACGCTTATGGCGCCAGGTTTATCTGCATGTCGAGACCGGCTTGCCCGGCAAGGGATTGGAAGCGGCGGCGTTGACCGATGGCCAAAAAGCCTTGCGTCGTCAGTTGCACCAAGCCCTGCAAAAAGTCACCGACGATATGGCGCGCCGGCATACCTTCAATACCGCGATTGCCGCCAATATGGAGTTGGTGAACGCCTTGAACAAGTTCGAGGACGACAGCGACAACGGTCGAGCCGTGCGTCAGGAGACCCTGGAGGGTATCGTACTGATGCTGGCGCCTATCATTCCGCATGCGGCACAGCAGTTGTGGCAGGAGTTGGGGCATACCGGCGATATCGTTATGGCTGCCTGGCCGACACTCGATGAAACAGCATTGGTGCAGGATGCCATCGAGATGGTGGTGCAAGTCAATGGTAAATTGCGCGGCAAATTTTCGGTGGCGGCCACAGAGTCAAAAGAGCAGATCGAGGCGTTGGTGTTGGCCGATGAACATGTGCAGCGCTATATCGACGGCAAGCCGGTGAAAAAATTGATTGTGGTGCCGCAAAAACTGGTAAATATCGTTGTCTGA
- the lptE gene encoding LPS assembly lipoprotein LptE: MKKVQKVVLITILSLLTACGYHLRGSIALPAALKNMYLFGASGALTGETKAVLKASDGKLAGSPNDAGIVVKVLKEDFRRRVLSVGSTGKSSEVELNYYLRFQFYDNKENPLQDEQTIEISREFFNDQTAILAKENEEALIQKEIYRQAVRMMMSRAQAAIENQKL; the protein is encoded by the coding sequence ATGAAAAAAGTCCAGAAAGTCGTCTTGATTACTATCCTGAGTTTGCTGACTGCCTGCGGTTATCATCTGCGCGGATCAATTGCTTTGCCGGCCGCTTTGAAAAATATGTATCTTTTCGGAGCCTCCGGGGCTTTGACCGGCGAAACAAAAGCGGTATTGAAAGCTTCGGATGGCAAGTTGGCCGGTTCGCCTAACGACGCCGGCATTGTGGTCAAGGTGTTAAAGGAAGATTTTCGCCGTCGTGTGCTGTCGGTGGGCTCAACGGGTAAATCCAGCGAAGTCGAGTTGAATTATTATCTGAGATTTCAGTTTTACGATAACAAGGAAAACCCGCTGCAGGATGAGCAAACCATAGAGATCAGTCGTGAGTTTTTCAACGACCAAACCGCGATTCTGGCCAAGGAAAACGAAGAGGCGTTGATACAAAAAGAGATCTATAGGCAAGCCGTTCGGATGATGATGTCTCGTGCCCAAGCTGCGATAGAAAATCAGAAACTCTAA
- a CDS encoding nucleoside recognition domain-containing protein, whose amino-acid sequence MLNKIWVFLFLSAFVTASFKLLVLGDTQVFSELMQAMFSLSKTAFEISLGLSGVLALWMGIMKIGERSGFIELLTRALNPLFQRLMPEIPDHHPALGAITLNIAANMLGLDNAATPMGIKAMQEMQTVNPQPDRASNAQILFLVMNTSSVTLFPVTIFAYRTQLGAANPTDVFIPILIATYVSTLSGLLAVAFVQKINLLDKVILAYLGGITALILGLLSYFSGLDQQAMLAQSALLSNAILSSLVTAFIAAAAYRKINAYDLFIDGAKQGFHTAIGIIPYLVAMLVAFGVFRASGALDLLTGGLRLIVDFLHVDNRFIDGLPTALMKPFSGSGARAMMIDTLQSHGADSFAGRLASVVQGSTETTFYVLAVYFGAVNITHIRHAAVCGLIADFAGILAAIFVTYWFFG is encoded by the coding sequence TTGCTGAACAAAATCTGGGTTTTCCTGTTTCTAAGCGCCTTCGTCACCGCCAGCTTCAAACTGCTGGTGCTGGGCGATACGCAGGTGTTTTCCGAGTTAATGCAGGCGATGTTCAGCTTATCCAAAACGGCGTTTGAAATTTCGCTGGGTCTCAGCGGCGTGCTGGCCCTGTGGATGGGAATCATGAAAATTGGCGAGCGCAGCGGTTTTATCGAGCTATTGACCCGTGCGCTCAACCCGCTGTTCCAACGGCTGATGCCAGAAATTCCCGATCACCACCCGGCACTGGGCGCGATAACCCTGAATATCGCCGCCAATATGCTGGGCCTGGACAATGCGGCCACGCCGATGGGTATTAAAGCCATGCAGGAAATGCAGACCGTAAATCCGCAGCCGGATCGGGCCAGCAATGCGCAAATTCTGTTTCTGGTTATGAACACCTCGTCGGTCACCCTGTTTCCGGTTACCATATTCGCCTACCGCACCCAACTGGGGGCCGCCAACCCGACCGATGTCTTTATCCCGATACTGATTGCCACCTATGTGTCTACCCTGTCCGGGCTGCTGGCGGTGGCCTTCGTGCAAAAAATCAATTTGCTGGACAAAGTCATCCTGGCTTATTTGGGCGGCATCACAGCCTTGATATTGGGGCTGTTGAGCTACTTTTCCGGGCTGGACCAACAAGCCATGCTGGCACAATCCGCATTGCTCAGTAACGCTATATTGTCTAGCTTGGTCACTGCATTTATAGCAGCAGCCGCCTATCGGAAGATAAACGCCTACGATTTGTTTATCGACGGCGCCAAACAGGGTTTTCATACCGCAATCGGCATTATTCCGTATCTGGTAGCGATGCTGGTGGCCTTTGGCGTGTTTCGGGCCAGCGGCGCGCTGGACTTGTTGACCGGCGGCCTCCGCTTGATCGTGGACTTTTTGCATGTGGATAACCGTTTCATCGACGGCCTGCCGACCGCCTTGATGAAACCTTTCAGCGGCAGCGGTGCCAGAGCCATGATGATAGATACCCTGCAAAGTCACGGGGCCGATTCCTTCGCCGGTCGGCTGGCCTCGGTAGTGCAAGGCAGCACGGAAACCACATTTTATGTGCTGGCCGTCTATTTCGGCGCAGTCAATATTACTCATATCCGCCATGCCGCCGTCTGCGGCTTGATTGCGGATTTTGCCGGCATTTTGGCCGCCATTTTTGTTACTTACTGGTTTTTTGGATAA
- a CDS encoding MlaA family lipoprotein produces MRGKIIGSLVAIGAMALLNGCATVRSPDPRDPWEGWNRSVQSFNDDVDSYVMKPVAKGYKWVMPDFADQGVTNFFSNLDDIGVFTNDLLQAKFMQSGMDTARFLVNTTAGVGGLIDVASMIDLPKHNEDFDQTLGVWGVPTGPYIVLPLFGPSSPRGVVGLVGDAAMNPVTYAGFYLNPEWIGAAVSMGTGALKVVDARADLLGMEKVATEAAVDRYQFFRDAYFSNRNYLVNDGNVPEDDVLKFEELKDDGYGPLNTNPY; encoded by the coding sequence ATGCGAGGCAAAATAATAGGTTCTTTGGTTGCTATCGGTGCGATGGCTTTGTTAAATGGATGTGCAACCGTGCGAAGCCCCGATCCCAGAGACCCTTGGGAGGGCTGGAACAGGAGCGTGCAGTCGTTTAACGACGATGTGGACAGTTATGTCATGAAGCCCGTTGCCAAAGGTTACAAATGGGTCATGCCGGATTTTGCCGATCAAGGGGTAACTAATTTTTTCAGTAATCTGGATGATATTGGTGTTTTTACCAACGATTTATTGCAAGCCAAATTCATGCAGTCCGGAATGGATACCGCACGTTTTCTGGTCAACACCACTGCCGGTGTCGGTGGCCTGATTGATGTTGCCAGTATGATCGATTTGCCTAAGCATAACGAAGACTTTGACCAAACTCTGGGTGTTTGGGGCGTGCCTACGGGCCCTTACATCGTATTGCCGCTGTTCGGTCCGAGTTCGCCGCGCGGCGTGGTCGGTTTGGTTGGCGATGCCGCCATGAACCCGGTCACTTATGCGGGCTTTTATTTGAATCCGGAATGGATAGGTGCCGCGGTATCGATGGGAACAGGCGCATTAAAGGTAGTCGATGCCCGTGCCGATCTGTTGGGGATGGAAAAAGTGGCGACCGAAGCCGCAGTCGACCGTTATCAATTTTTCCGCGACGCATACTTCTCAAACCGTAACTATTTGGTCAATGACGGAAATGTACCCGAAGACGACGTTCTGAAATTTGAAGAACTTAAAGACGATGGTTACGGACCGTTAAACACTAACCCGTATTAA
- the rnt gene encoding ribonuclease T: protein MELSHNPLGNRFRGYLPVIVDIETAGFNAKKNPLLEIAAIIVEQDAEGWLGITEKHHCNVIPFKNSELDEAALKFTGIDPFHPFRMAIDEKEALNKLFTPIKAAVKRNECKRAILVGHNPAFDINFLNAAIDRTQIKRSPFHPFSSFDTATLGGLVFGQTVLAKIAEAAGLEWDNQRAHSALYDAEQTAELFCIIYNRWKKLLAFEAA from the coding sequence ATGGAACTAAGTCACAATCCGCTGGGAAACCGTTTCAGAGGCTATTTGCCCGTTATTGTAGATATTGAAACCGCCGGCTTCAACGCCAAAAAAAATCCGCTACTTGAAATAGCCGCCATTATCGTCGAGCAAGATGCTGAAGGCTGGCTGGGTATCACCGAAAAACATCATTGTAACGTTATCCCATTCAAAAATTCGGAACTCGATGAAGCCGCCCTGAAGTTTACAGGGATCGACCCTTTTCATCCGTTTCGCATGGCCATCGACGAAAAAGAAGCGCTCAATAAATTGTTTACCCCGATCAAAGCCGCGGTAAAACGCAACGAATGCAAACGGGCCATTTTGGTGGGCCATAATCCCGCATTCGACATCAACTTTTTAAACGCTGCGATTGACCGCACCCAAATAAAGCGCAGCCCGTTTCACCCCTTCAGCAGTTTTGATACCGCGACGTTAGGCGGGCTGGTATTCGGTCAAACCGTATTAGCCAAAATCGCCGAGGCGGCGGGTTTGGAATGGGATAACCAGCGTGCGCACTCGGCACTTTACGATGCGGAACAGACCGCGGAGTTATTTTGTATTATTTATAACCGCTGGAAAAAACTACTGGCTTTTGAAGCGGCGTAA
- a CDS encoding MlaA family lipoprotein encodes MQIKKIAAHLIALGAMLSLNGCATVQVQDPADPWEGWNRSMQSFNDSVDDYVMKPVAEGYRWITPDFVDQGISNFFSNIGDIRVTINDALQGKFAQSAFDGTRFFLNSTLGLGGFIDLASNVNLPKHHEDFDQTLGFWGVPSGPYLVLPLLGPSSPRGVLGVAGDVAMNPISYTGVYFSSSAVSTAVSGGLGAVNAIDLRADNLENERIASEAALDRYAFFRGAYLSQRNYLIHDGNVPDEDVLNLDDQEGLSPVQPY; translated from the coding sequence ATGCAAATCAAAAAAATAGCCGCACACTTAATCGCCCTTGGCGCGATGCTGTCGTTAAACGGGTGTGCGACTGTCCAGGTGCAGGATCCTGCCGATCCTTGGGAAGGTTGGAATCGCAGTATGCAATCATTCAACGACAGCGTGGATGATTATGTGATGAAGCCTGTGGCGGAAGGCTACCGCTGGATAACCCCGGATTTTGTCGATCAGGGTATTTCCAATTTTTTCAGTAATATCGGCGATATCCGCGTGACCATCAACGACGCCTTGCAAGGCAAATTCGCTCAAAGCGCGTTTGACGGCACACGCTTTTTTCTAAATAGTACTCTGGGTTTGGGCGGTTTTATCGATTTGGCCAGTAATGTCAATTTACCCAAGCATCATGAAGATTTCGACCAAACCTTGGGATTTTGGGGCGTGCCAAGCGGACCGTATCTGGTGCTGCCTCTGCTGGGGCCCAGCTCGCCGCGGGGCGTATTGGGTGTGGCAGGCGATGTAGCCATGAATCCAATCAGCTATACCGGCGTTTATTTCAGTTCTTCTGCTGTATCAACAGCGGTATCCGGAGGATTGGGTGCGGTAAATGCGATCGATTTGCGGGCGGATAACCTGGAAAACGAACGAATTGCCAGCGAAGCAGCGTTGGACCGTTACGCCTTTTTTCGCGGCGCCTATTTATCGCAGCGCAACTATTTGATTCATGACGGTAATGTACCCGATGAGGATGTCTTAAATCTCGACGACCAGGAAGGTTTGTCGCCGGTGCAACCTTATTGA
- the holA gene encoding DNA polymerase III subunit delta yields MRYKPEQLETALKKGLQPVYLITGDEPLQVGEAADAIRDAARRADYTAREVISIDHGNEWSRLAEEADALSIFADKKVIDLRLSSAKPGIDGSKALLDYCQRLPADTLLLLTVGKLDAASQKTKWFQAIDNVGVIVQIWPLQGADLLNWLQRRAERKGMRLEQAAIKILAGRIEGNLLAAAQEIEKLFILHGKADINKAMIEAAVADSSRFDVFKLTDTLLAGKHNRAVKILSGLKAEGIAAPVVLWALSREARILFNVKTELKQGRPLDAVFKANQIWDKRKLLMQDALRRLSMEQIESLLLVSAKADTQAKGQAVGDEWDTLFQLCLSFCRPVMDLQGVSGY; encoded by the coding sequence ATGCGTTATAAGCCGGAACAGCTGGAGACCGCGTTAAAAAAGGGTTTGCAGCCGGTTTACCTGATAACGGGAGACGAACCGCTGCAAGTCGGCGAGGCCGCCGACGCCATCAGGGATGCGGCTCGGCGGGCGGATTATACCGCGCGGGAAGTCATAAGTATCGACCATGGTAACGAGTGGTCGCGATTGGCCGAAGAAGCCGATGCCTTGTCGATTTTTGCCGATAAAAAAGTAATCGATTTGCGGTTATCTTCGGCAAAGCCGGGTATAGACGGCAGCAAAGCGCTGCTCGACTATTGCCAGCGCCTACCGGCCGATACGCTTTTGCTGTTGACCGTGGGCAAGTTGGATGCGGCATCGCAGAAGACCAAATGGTTTCAGGCTATCGATAATGTCGGCGTGATTGTGCAGATTTGGCCGCTACAGGGGGCTGACTTGCTGAATTGGTTGCAGCGGCGCGCGGAACGCAAGGGTATGCGACTGGAGCAGGCGGCCATTAAAATTCTGGCCGGACGTATCGAGGGTAATTTGTTGGCGGCGGCGCAGGAAATAGAAAAGCTTTTTATCCTGCATGGTAAAGCCGATATAAACAAAGCGATGATTGAAGCGGCGGTGGCGGACAGTTCCCGGTTTGATGTGTTCAAATTAACGGACACCTTGCTGGCCGGCAAGCATAATCGGGCCGTTAAGATTCTTAGCGGGCTGAAAGCAGAGGGCATTGCCGCGCCGGTCGTATTGTGGGCGCTTAGTCGTGAAGCGAGGATTTTGTTTAATGTTAAAACGGAGTTGAAACAAGGGCGGCCTCTGGATGCGGTTTTTAAAGCCAATCAAATTTGGGATAAGCGTAAGTTGTTAATGCAGGATGCCCTGCGTAGGCTATCCATGGAACAAATAGAGTCTTTATTGCTGGTCAGCGCCAAGGCGGATACGCAGGCCAAAGGGCAGGCCGTTGGAGATGAATGGGATACCCTGTTTCAGCTCTGTTTATCATTTTGTCGGCCGGTTATGGATTTGCAAGGTGTGTCCGGGTATTAG
- the mtaB gene encoding tRNA (N(6)-L-threonylcarbamoyladenosine(37)-C(2))-methylthiotransferase MtaB, whose amino-acid sequence MQIHLKTLGCRLNEAELETWAQAFQAKGHSITRQLDDAQMVVINSCAVTQDAVKKSKQLIRRIHRDNPQAKLVVSGCYATLNETEAAQLMGVDLIVGNQDKNQLVEKTLAELNLDSMPAMSTEPGEVSLFSRGRQRAFVKVQDGCRYRCTFCIVTVARGEEHSRPVDEVIAEINTLHQQGINEAIITGVHLGGYGSDISSNLVELISEILAKTQIPRLRLGSLEPWELPDGFFELFKNPRLMPHLHLPLQSGSDSVLRRMARRCKTAEFAEMVRLARTTIPHFNITTDIIVGFPGETEEEWLESYDYIQNLGFGHIHIFSYSPREGTKAAGLPNQISQEIKKQRSKQLHALAERMKQDFASNNLASSANVLWEGQTESLNNGTTRYFGYTPNYLRVACDVPSGVSLENQIRPAILRAAYSQFIEAILV is encoded by the coding sequence ATGCAGATACATCTCAAAACCCTGGGCTGCCGCCTGAACGAAGCCGAGCTGGAAACCTGGGCGCAGGCTTTTCAAGCCAAAGGCCACAGCATTACCCGCCAACTGGATGACGCGCAAATGGTGGTCATCAATTCCTGCGCGGTCACCCAGGACGCCGTCAAAAAATCCAAACAATTGATACGCCGCATCCACCGCGACAATCCGCAAGCCAAGCTGGTGGTCAGCGGCTGCTACGCCACCTTAAACGAAACCGAAGCCGCCCAGTTAATGGGTGTGGACTTGATCGTCGGCAATCAAGACAAGAACCAGCTAGTGGAAAAAACCTTGGCCGAACTCAATTTGGACAGCATGCCGGCCATGTCGACCGAGCCCGGCGAAGTGTCGCTATTCAGCCGCGGCCGCCAAAGGGCCTTTGTTAAGGTGCAGGACGGCTGCCGTTATCGCTGCACCTTCTGCATCGTCACGGTGGCGCGCGGCGAAGAACATAGCCGCCCCGTCGATGAGGTCATCGCTGAAATCAATACGCTGCACCAACAAGGCATCAACGAAGCCATCATCACCGGCGTGCATCTGGGCGGTTACGGCAGCGATATTTCAAGTAATCTGGTCGAGTTGATCTCGGAAATACTGGCTAAAACCCAAATTCCGCGCCTGCGGTTGGGCTCGTTGGAACCTTGGGAGTTACCCGACGGCTTTTTCGAATTGTTCAAAAATCCGCGCTTGATGCCTCACCTGCACTTGCCTTTGCAAAGCGGCAGCGACAGCGTATTAAGGCGCATGGCGCGGCGCTGCAAAACCGCTGAATTCGCCGAGATGGTGCGTCTGGCCAGAACCACGATTCCGCACTTCAATATCACTACCGACATCATCGTCGGCTTTCCCGGCGAAACTGAAGAGGAATGGTTGGAAAGTTATGACTATATCCAAAATCTGGGTTTCGGCCATATTCATATCTTCAGCTACTCGCCGCGCGAAGGCACCAAGGCGGCGGGGCTACCGAATCAAATCAGCCAGGAGATCAAGAAACAGCGCAGCAAACAATTGCACGCATTGGCCGAACGCATGAAACAAGACTTCGCCTCGAACAATTTGGCTTCGTCAGCCAACGTACTGTGGGAAGGGCAAACTGAAAGTCTGAACAACGGTACGACCCGTTATTTTGGCTATACCCCCAATTATCTGCGGGTGGCCTGCGATGTGCCCAGTGGGGTAAGCCTGGAAAACCAAATACGCCCAGCCATACTGCGGGCGGCTTACAGTCAGTTTATCGAAGCAATCTTGGTTTAA
- the grxD gene encoding Grx4 family monothiol glutaredoxin, which produces MSVIERIEEQLASQPVVLYMKGTPDFPQCGFSGRVVQVLQACNAQYRAINIFEDPELRDALKEYSNWPTYPQLYVNGQLVGGCDIVMDLFDKGELQSMVGAA; this is translated from the coding sequence ATGAGTGTGATCGAAAGAATTGAAGAACAACTTGCCAGTCAGCCGGTGGTGCTGTACATGAAAGGCACGCCGGATTTCCCGCAGTGCGGTTTTTCCGGAAGGGTGGTGCAGGTGTTACAGGCTTGCAACGCGCAGTATCGGGCGATCAATATTTTTGAAGATCCCGAATTACGCGATGCGTTGAAAGAATATTCCAACTGGCCTACTTATCCGCAGCTGTACGTGAACGGACAGCTGGTGGGAGGCTGCGATATCGTGATGGATTTGTTCGATAAAGGCGAACTGCAAAGCATGGTCGGCGCTGCGTAA
- a CDS encoding ParA family protein, translating to MRRVIFNQKGGVGKSTITCNLAAISAIEGKKTLVIDLDVQGNSTQYLLGAKISDSDKTIAHFFKDSLGLELFGGGKEGLDSAIHETPFPNLFVLPSHPDLEGLQSRLESRHKIYKLKEALEKLDGYEYIYIDTPPILNFYSLSALIAAEKCLIPFDCDTFAREALYTLMRSIAEVKADHNPGLQVEGVVVNQYQKQANLPRQLVDDLIAEGLPVLETKISTSVKVRESHTDAKPLVHYAPSHKLTEEYRALHLEIHK from the coding sequence ATGCGCAGGGTGATTTTTAATCAAAAAGGCGGTGTCGGAAAATCCACCATCACATGCAATCTAGCGGCAATTAGCGCTATCGAAGGCAAAAAAACCCTGGTAATCGACCTGGATGTGCAAGGTAACTCGACCCAATATTTATTAGGCGCCAAGATAAGCGATTCGGACAAAACCATCGCCCACTTTTTTAAAGACAGCCTGGGGTTGGAATTATTCGGCGGCGGCAAGGAAGGTCTGGACAGCGCGATTCACGAAACTCCGTTCCCGAATCTGTTTGTGCTGCCCTCCCACCCCGACCTGGAAGGCTTGCAAAGCCGGCTGGAATCCCGCCACAAAATATACAAACTTAAGGAAGCGCTGGAAAAACTGGACGGATACGAATACATCTATATAGATACGCCGCCTATCCTGAACTTTTATAGCCTGTCGGCATTGATAGCCGCCGAAAAATGTCTGATTCCTTTCGATTGCGACACCTTCGCACGTGAAGCGCTTTACACGCTGATGCGCTCGATCGCGGAAGTCAAAGCCGATCATAACCCTGGTCTGCAAGTGGAAGGCGTAGTGGTCAATCAATACCAAAAACAAGCCAATCTACCCCGGCAGCTGGTGGATGATTTGATTGCGGAAGGCCTGCCGGTTTTGGAAACCAAAATCTCCACATCGGTCAAAGTCAGAGAATCGCACACCGATGCCAAACCGCTGGTGCATTACGCGCCATCGCACAAACTGACCGAAGAATATCGGGCGCTGCATTTGGAAATTCATAAATAA
- a CDS encoding zinc ribbon-containing protein, translating into MGENKLIKAYDELMGHLYEALDDTLHSVAEALEIAKEKTSALGGHTQEEINKIADYVMRDIEHVATAPSQQHDNNSLSEWLKFDIDLIENFALDAFMDIADKTKVKLAALEMEAKQYHPYKSGEVASPGTFTCDACGKEIAFKSTSVIPKCPACQGDAFTRC; encoded by the coding sequence ATGGGCGAAAACAAACTGATCAAAGCGTATGATGAGCTGATGGGCCATCTTTACGAAGCACTGGACGATACCCTGCATTCGGTTGCCGAGGCTTTGGAAATAGCCAAGGAAAAAACCAGTGCTCTGGGCGGGCACACCCAGGAAGAAATCAACAAAATCGCCGATTACGTGATGCGGGATATCGAGCACGTCGCTACCGCACCGTCGCAACAACACGATAACAACTCATTGTCCGAATGGCTGAAATTCGATATCGACCTGATCGAGAACTTCGCCCTGGACGCCTTCATGGACATCGCCGACAAAACCAAAGTCAAACTGGCGGCGCTGGAAATGGAAGCCAAGCAATATCACCCTTATAAAAGCGGCGAAGTCGCCAGCCCAGGCACCTTTACCTGCGACGCCTGCGGCAAGGAAATCGCCTTTAAATCCACCAGCGTGATTCCCAAATGCCCGGCCTGCCAAGGCGATGCTTTCACACGTTGTTGA